A genome region from Clostridium sp. JN-9 includes the following:
- a CDS encoding 23S rRNA (pseudouridine(1915)-N(3))-methyltransferase RlmH — protein MNFKIYIVGDKIHKFYREAIKEYEKRLSRYCKVSLIHIKNENQLDKKVFGKAYNIRIGDNGCVISSEELASKINSFAIGGISDISITIGSEYTGYNEELTISPMEMDLGLKCTIIYEQIYRAYRIINNQAYHK, from the coding sequence ATGAACTTTAAGATATATATTGTTGGTGATAAAATCCATAAATTTTACAGGGAGGCAATAAAGGAATATGAGAAGAGATTAAGCCGTTACTGTAAGGTAAGCCTTATTCACATTAAAAATGAAAACCAACTGGATAAGAAAGTTTTTGGTAAAGCTTATAACATAAGAATTGGTGATAATGGATGTGTTATATCATCGGAAGAGCTTGCAAGTAAAATTAACAGTTTTGCCATAGGTGGCATTTCTGATATTTCCATAACCATAGGCTCTGAATATACAGGATATAATGAGGAATTAACCATAAGCCCAATGGAAATGGATTTGGGTTTAAAATGTACTATTATTTATGAGCAGATTTACAGGGCTTATCGTATAATTAATAATCAGGCTTATCATAAATAG
- a CDS encoding GGDEF domain-containing protein — protein MHKQVNAELLYTFGQLEKAYFTIKEALDTSSDEVSKQRFDGERLKCLINLSRGFNDLKSLKDMLTNYSNNLDKTNVLFDACIILCMNSNRNAVINLLKNYTDYTDMDETKRIKLKYLFIQGYIATDCKKKVEYLNSALELSKNLNSHEMHWKICTILGDYYFEKENFFYAVNYYFESCEIVKKLTLQLPDKYRIGFLKSNGMLKPFNNLILLNKFHDYNKVTQAVCPDYIKINSKRDLDKLFSYNDFKSILNNKFFIESAQKIYNTSFNKQINNIQDLLNNMHSGPKKNLELIAKYISGLTLATRSVIILKQYDQKSKVIASSDGKLDFPHNNYVFETVKASLKPFLINETANKQNKISNHYDDIKAAMCVPVFSGSDDEIYQLDVEKRKFSGKSRNIIGYMYLESDRILNNFNETTLKRCNELSNLTALILDNYKLKISSSIDKLTGTLTRKFLEDAIIDNIEKASALNEDFSIIMFDLDHFKDINDTFGHQTGDEVLQKVCSIVLNNLRSTDLVGRYGGEEFIVILPGTGSDKALPVGEKLKNAIDKAKILGERVPVTISMGIASYPKHAQWKQDLIEKADQALYVAKENGRNKCQLWNSNFSSKAKVTNKLSGIISGNAVSDYRNVLVISELIGIISKKMPLEDKIYNILGRIIEITESQYGMLFITKDNNVVRSYSRKIFEKDWIEAKFYNMNIINSVIEKQQGIYMIDWDEFGDYDALTGTCDWHSIIAAPLINSGICKGVLYLSVSTKIKEFNFDNYNFVNTLGEILAAII, from the coding sequence ATGCATAAGCAGGTTAATGCAGAACTTCTGTACACCTTTGGTCAACTGGAAAAAGCTTATTTTACTATAAAGGAAGCATTAGATACAAGTTCTGATGAAGTGTCAAAGCAAAGATTTGACGGGGAAAGATTAAAATGTCTAATAAACTTATCAAGGGGTTTTAATGATTTAAAGAGTTTAAAAGATATGCTTACTAATTATTCTAATAATCTGGATAAGACAAATGTACTTTTCGACGCTTGTATTATACTCTGTATGAATAGCAATAGAAATGCTGTTATTAATTTATTAAAAAACTATACTGATTACACTGATATGGACGAAACTAAAAGAATTAAGCTGAAATATTTATTTATCCAGGGATATATTGCTACAGACTGTAAAAAGAAAGTAGAATACCTGAATTCAGCTTTAGAATTAAGCAAAAATCTGAATTCCCATGAAATGCACTGGAAAATCTGTACCATACTTGGTGATTATTATTTTGAAAAGGAAAACTTCTTTTATGCTGTAAATTATTATTTTGAATCATGTGAAATTGTTAAAAAGCTTACCTTACAGCTGCCAGATAAATATAGAATAGGATTTTTAAAATCAAATGGGATGCTTAAACCATTTAATAATTTAATATTATTAAATAAATTTCATGACTATAACAAAGTTACTCAGGCTGTTTGCCCTGATTATATAAAAATAAATTCTAAAAGGGATTTAGATAAGCTTTTTTCATATAATGACTTCAAGAGTATATTAAATAATAAATTTTTTATTGAATCAGCTCAAAAAATTTATAATACATCTTTCAATAAGCAGATAAATAATATACAGGATTTACTAAACAATATGCATTCAGGGCCTAAGAAGAACTTGGAATTAATTGCAAAATATATTTCAGGATTAACCTTAGCTACCAGAAGTGTAATTATTTTAAAACAGTACGACCAAAAAAGCAAAGTAATAGCTTCAAGTGACGGAAAGCTTGATTTTCCTCACAATAATTATGTATTTGAAACTGTAAAAGCATCTTTAAAACCATTTTTAATTAATGAAACAGCAAATAAACAAAATAAGATTAGCAATCATTATGATGATATTAAAGCAGCTATGTGTGTGCCTGTATTTTCAGGCAGTGATGATGAAATTTATCAATTGGATGTAGAAAAACGGAAATTTAGCGGAAAATCAAGGAATATTATAGGGTATATGTACTTAGAATCAGATAGGATACTAAATAATTTTAATGAAACTACATTAAAAAGATGTAATGAACTTTCTAATCTTACGGCACTAATACTTGACAATTATAAGCTGAAAATCAGTTCATCTATAGATAAACTCACTGGAACACTTACTAGAAAATTCTTAGAAGATGCAATAATAGACAATATCGAAAAAGCTAGTGCATTAAATGAAGATTTTTCAATTATTATGTTTGATTTAGACCATTTCAAGGATATTAATGACACATTCGGTCATCAAACTGGTGATGAAGTTTTGCAAAAAGTGTGCAGTATTGTATTAAATAATCTAAGATCCACTGACCTGGTTGGCAGATATGGAGGAGAGGAGTTCATAGTAATATTACCTGGAACAGGTTCAGATAAAGCTTTACCAGTTGGTGAAAAGTTAAAAAATGCTATAGATAAAGCTAAAATTCTTGGTGAGAGGGTGCCTGTAACAATTAGTATGGGTATAGCTTCTTATCCAAAACATGCTCAGTGGAAACAAGATCTTATTGAAAAAGCAGATCAGGCATTGTATGTAGCTAAGGAAAATGGGAGAAATAAGTGTCAGTTGTGGAACAGCAATTTTTCCAGTAAAGCAAAAGTTACAAATAAATTATCTGGAATCATAAGCGGTAATGCTGTTTCTGATTATAGAAATGTACTGGTTATTTCAGAATTGATAGGCATAATAAGCAAAAAAATGCCTCTGGAGGACAAAATTTATAATATACTTGGCAGAATAATTGAAATAACAGAATCTCAGTATGGTATGCTGTTTATCACAAAGGATAATAATGTGGTACGCAGTTATAGCAGAAAAATATTTGAGAAGGATTGGATTGAAGCAAAATTTTATAATATGAATATAATAAATTCTGTTATAGAAAAACAGCAGGGCATATATATGATCGATTGGGATGAGTTTGGTGATTATGACGCTCTTACAGGTACCTGTGACTGGCATTCCATTATTGCTGCACCATTAATAAACTCAGGTATATGTAAAGGAGTTTTATATCTATCAGTTTCAACAAAGATAAAAGAATTTAATTTTGATAATTATAATTTTGTAAATACATTAGGTGAAATACTAGCAGCAATTATTTGA
- a CDS encoding GerMN domain-containing protein, which yields MRKCVSLIMCSVILVSSLSLVSCEKKDKESIKNKEKIENVLSSKEKDNLFNLSLYFDSTTNENKPETAKEERLIKKEEVMGEVIMQELLKGPAVKSQLKPILPKDTRLLSFSIKDNIAYVNLSKEAKTKMSAAKEETCLESIIMSLNQISSIAKVKIQIDSQDSDTLGGNYDISKPLGKDDIQNARKK from the coding sequence ATGAGGAAATGTGTAAGTCTGATTATGTGTTCTGTAATTCTGGTTTCATCGCTATCATTGGTTAGCTGTGAAAAAAAAGATAAGGAAAGTATAAAAAATAAAGAAAAAATTGAAAATGTTTTATCATCAAAGGAGAAAGACAATCTTTTTAATTTAAGTTTGTATTTTGATTCAACAACCAATGAGAATAAACCAGAAACTGCTAAAGAGGAAAGACTTATAAAAAAAGAAGAGGTTATGGGAGAAGTAATAATGCAGGAATTATTAAAGGGTCCTGCAGTGAAAAGCCAGCTAAAACCTATACTACCTAAAGATACAAGATTATTAAGTTTCTCCATAAAAGATAATATTGCATATGTTAATCTTTCTAAAGAAGCAAAAACTAAAATGTCTGCTGCCAAGGAAGAAACTTGTTTAGAAAGTATAATAATGTCTTTAAATCAGATTTCTTCAATTGCCAAGGTTAAGATTCAAATTGACAGTCAGGATTCTGATACCCTAGGAGGCAACTATGATATTTCTAAGCCTCTGGGAAAGGACGACATCCAAAATGCAAGAAAGAAGTAA
- a CDS encoding SEC-C metal-binding domain-containing protein, with protein MSLYTQWTDFVVDFVKKNGEESFWNKYGAVEKDIYTKILANHKNTVSGTLENLPKEYGTDEVFFMGFLDGINDSLNEQLDLENLEATAEIKLDINFEKLYFNMLDAKADYLYNLPQWEGIFSKEKRKEIHNEWKSSKTVVKETKIGRNDPCPCGSGKKYKKCCGKNA; from the coding sequence ATGAGTTTATATACGCAATGGACTGATTTTGTTGTTGATTTTGTTAAGAAAAATGGCGAAGAAAGTTTTTGGAATAAATATGGTGCCGTTGAAAAGGATATTTATACAAAAATTCTGGCTAACCATAAAAATACCGTTTCCGGCACTTTAGAAAACCTTCCAAAGGAATATGGCACCGATGAAGTATTCTTTATGGGTTTTTTAGATGGAATCAATGATAGTTTAAATGAACAGCTTGATCTTGAAAATTTAGAAGCAACAGCTGAAATAAAATTAGATATTAATTTTGAAAAGTTATATTTTAATATGCTGGATGCTAAGGCAGATTATCTCTACAATTTGCCGCAATGGGAAGGTATTTTCTCCAAAGAAAAGAGAAAAGAAATACACAATGAGTGGAAATCCTCTAAAACAGTAGTTAAAGAGACTAAAATCGGGAGAAATGATCCATGCCCTTGCGGAAGTGGTAAAAAATATAAAAAATGCTGCGGCAAAAATGCTTAA
- a CDS encoding UDP-N-acetylglucosamine 1-carboxyvinyltransferase: MDKLVITGGNPLNGVVEINGAKNAAVAILPAAILASKGVCTIDNIPDIEDVNCIERIIASLGCKVKCGKNVVTIDSSCLCRTEAITDDVRKMRASYYLIGALLGRFKKARVELPGGCSIGVRPIDQHIKGFEALGAKVTIEHGAVIVNADKLVGTNIFFDVVSVGATINVMIAATLAEGLTVLENVAKEPHVVDVANFLNSMGANIKGAGTDIIRIEGVKELRGCSYSVIPDQIEAGTYMIAAAACGGEVKINNVIPKHLESISAKLIEMGAQVIENGDSVIVKSNGKLKGVNVKTQPYPGFPTDVQQPMTTILSIAKGRSIISESIWEGRFKHVDELKKMGANIKVEGKTAIVDGVDKLTGAVVRATDLRAGAAMVIAGLLAEGTTEVLSIEHIDRGYPNIENKFRELGGKIRRVSDFSQLEKAE; this comes from the coding sequence ATGGACAAATTAGTCATAACCGGGGGGAACCCACTTAATGGTGTCGTTGAAATAAATGGTGCAAAAAATGCTGCTGTAGCCATTTTACCTGCTGCTATTTTAGCAAGCAAGGGTGTTTGTACTATTGATAATATACCAGACATTGAAGATGTTAATTGTATTGAAAGAATAATAGCTAGTTTAGGATGTAAAGTTAAATGTGGAAAAAATGTAGTTACAATAGATAGCAGTTGTCTATGCAGGACTGAAGCCATTACTGATGATGTAAGAAAAATGAGGGCTTCTTATTACTTAATAGGTGCATTACTTGGAAGATTTAAAAAGGCAAGAGTTGAACTTCCTGGGGGCTGTTCCATTGGTGTAAGACCTATAGACCAGCATATTAAAGGCTTTGAAGCATTAGGTGCAAAAGTAACAATTGAGCATGGCGCTGTAATAGTAAATGCTGATAAACTGGTTGGTACAAACATATTTTTTGATGTAGTAAGTGTAGGTGCAACAATTAATGTAATGATAGCAGCTACTCTTGCAGAAGGACTTACAGTGCTTGAAAATGTTGCTAAAGAGCCTCATGTGGTAGATGTGGCTAACTTTTTAAACAGCATGGGTGCAAATATTAAAGGTGCTGGGACAGATATAATAAGAATCGAAGGCGTAAAGGAACTAAGAGGATGCTCTTATAGCGTAATTCCTGATCAAATAGAAGCTGGTACATATATGATAGCTGCTGCAGCCTGCGGTGGAGAGGTAAAAATTAATAATGTAATTCCAAAGCACCTGGAATCAATATCAGCAAAACTAATAGAAATGGGTGCTCAAGTTATAGAAAATGGTGATTCAGTTATTGTCAAATCAAATGGTAAGCTTAAGGGCGTTAATGTAAAAACACAGCCTTACCCTGGGTTTCCAACAGATGTACAACAGCCTATGACTACCATACTATCCATAGCAAAAGGAAGAAGTATAATTAGCGAAAGCATCTGGGAAGGCAGATTTAAACATGTTGATGAACTAAAGAAGATGGGTGCAAACATTAAAGTTGAAGGGAAAACAGCAATTGTTGATGGTGTTGATAAACTCACAGGAGCTGTGGTAAGAGCCACTGATTTAAGAGCTGGCGCTGCAATGGTTATTGCAGGCCTATTAGCTGAGGGAACCACAGAAGTGCTTAGTATTGAACATATTGACAGGGGCTATCCCAATATAGAAAATAAATTTAGAGAATTAGGTGGAAAAATTAGAAGGGTTAGTGATTTTTCGCAACTTGAAAAGGCTGAGTAA
- a CDS encoding AAA family ATPase, with protein sequence MELINNRYRVLKNLSQDQLVSCYLVSDIIEKQKIMRLNIINSEYLPETLLLYCIDEYNHLINIKIKNLSKVYDIGVVDFIDNKKISNVRYFYTYDNIGSDFSFSDLVPHLNPSEILSIFCEICKIVNTLHLKNKLYEDINLNNIYFTRSENGIIPILKDMVSTKLEKHNYWSKNSPQLIFDAPEVVNGGKSSIKSDIYSLGILLLMLDSRSDYESFNKSKALSHFLITYGNEFYNVVSKMVDITSSNRPSNLTEVINKINGIFNKNFLPFYKENLETLNLDIKLIDKDYELNKIKEIYNGINQPDGNSKFLFVHGDSGIGKSKLLTEFQRFQKFNNNSVYYSISINDSTLGNYNPFVIILKRLVAESDNSALEPYESELIKLIPDLGDNKYITPSQPLSGEKEKYRLMNVIYNFIIHFVEDTPTTIIIDNIHLANDFTIELLDYFYMRNFKDKKILMLLSYNDREYKSNKKFCDFLKKLKLDKCNYDVPLHGLSSNGTCTMIREILNYPCNPVNFSNRIYMQTDGNPLFIIETIKDFYYKKIIKINPATGHWVTSYDNNYDELPIPETLEQAVLNQIKEIDDFSYEIISTISIFKTAVPINVINCFLSADTTKLETGISNLVSKGILCRKIDDGGFVFDFNNRLLKDITYKRLSDKNRMCKHKLASEILEKQNSDDRNNNEEIIYHLEKCGDKSKVITYCLKNAHKMLSLRNSQDALKNLEKALSMFNQDDFSKEKIELLIEIGNLYSDDVNMSSALNYYSEAEITSRKSGNIELQIDSLNKLSEAYVLKYDIDEAENSIEKCKGLLLNFNYLYGYLECHRIIISVYVAKAKYNEAIELCNKCIPLCGNEFIKIKGYLYNSYGTCNININKIESALNCYSEAIKYFEKINFQNGIAICLNNIGTIYGDYYQDNKRAIDYFTKMKELSERYNIFTLEVLALMNLGESYFYDLKYDLAYEYFQNALEKAKKVNLKRIPYIATTYCV encoded by the coding sequence ATGGAATTAATCAATAATAGATATAGGGTCTTAAAAAACTTAAGTCAGGATCAATTAGTGTCATGTTATCTGGTATCAGATATTATAGAAAAGCAAAAAATTATGAGATTAAATATAATAAATTCTGAATATCTTCCTGAGACTTTATTATTATATTGTATTGATGAGTATAATCATTTAATAAACATTAAGATAAAAAACCTATCAAAAGTATATGATATTGGTGTTGTTGATTTCATTGATAATAAGAAAATCAGCAATGTTCGATATTTTTATACATATGATAATATAGGCTCTGATTTTTCATTTTCTGATTTAGTACCCCATCTAAATCCATCAGAAATATTATCTATATTTTGTGAAATATGTAAAATAGTAAACACTTTACATCTGAAAAACAAATTATATGAGGACATTAATTTAAATAATATTTATTTTACCAGATCTGAAAATGGAATCATTCCAATTTTAAAGGATATGGTGTCAACAAAATTGGAGAAGCATAATTATTGGTCTAAAAATAGTCCTCAGCTGATTTTTGATGCTCCAGAAGTTGTTAATGGAGGAAAATCATCAATTAAATCAGATATATATTCACTTGGCATACTTTTATTAATGTTAGACAGTAGATCTGACTATGAATCCTTCAATAAAAGCAAGGCCTTGTCACATTTTCTAATTACTTATGGTAATGAATTTTATAATGTTGTTTCAAAAATGGTGGACATTACGTCATCAAACAGGCCATCAAATTTGACAGAAGTTATAAACAAAATAAATGGTATTTTTAATAAAAACTTTCTTCCTTTTTATAAAGAAAATCTTGAAACACTGAATTTAGATATAAAATTAATAGACAAAGATTATGAGCTAAACAAAATTAAAGAAATTTATAATGGCATTAATCAGCCGGATGGAAACTCCAAGTTTTTATTTGTTCATGGGGATTCAGGTATTGGAAAGAGTAAACTATTAACTGAGTTTCAAAGATTTCAAAAATTTAATAATAATAGTGTTTATTATAGCATTTCCATAAATGATTCAACCTTAGGAAATTATAATCCTTTTGTTATAATATTAAAAAGACTTGTTGCTGAAAGTGATAATTCAGCACTGGAACCTTATGAAAGTGAATTAATAAAGCTTATACCTGATTTAGGGGATAATAAATATATAACTCCATCTCAACCCTTAAGCGGTGAAAAAGAAAAATACAGACTAATGAATGTAATTTATAACTTTATAATACACTTTGTTGAAGATACGCCAACTACAATTATAATCGATAATATTCACTTAGCCAACGATTTTACCATTGAATTGTTGGATTATTTTTATATGAGAAATTTTAAAGACAAAAAAATATTAATGCTTTTATCCTATAACGATAGAGAATATAAAAGCAACAAAAAGTTTTGCGACTTTCTTAAGAAGCTTAAACTGGATAAATGTAACTATGATGTGCCTTTACATGGCTTAAGCAGTAATGGTACTTGTACTATGATTAGGGAAATATTAAATTATCCCTGTAATCCTGTTAATTTTTCCAATAGAATTTATATGCAGACGGATGGTAATCCATTATTCATAATAGAAACAATAAAGGATTTTTATTATAAGAAGATAATAAAGATTAATCCTGCTACAGGTCACTGGGTTACTAGTTACGATAATAATTATGATGAACTGCCAATTCCGGAAACTCTTGAACAGGCAGTACTTAATCAAATAAAGGAAATAGATGATTTTAGTTATGAAATTATATCCACCATCAGCATATTTAAAACTGCTGTACCAATTAACGTTATAAACTGTTTCTTATCAGCTGATACTACTAAATTAGAAACTGGCATTTCCAATTTAGTGAGCAAGGGAATATTATGCAGAAAAATAGATGATGGCGGCTTTGTATTCGATTTTAATAACAGGCTGCTTAAAGACATAACCTATAAAAGATTATCAGATAAAAACAGAATGTGCAAACATAAATTGGCTTCCGAAATCCTTGAAAAACAAAATAGTGATGATAGAAACAATAATGAAGAAATAATTTACCACCTGGAAAAATGCGGAGATAAAAGTAAAGTTATTACTTATTGTTTAAAAAATGCCCACAAAATGTTATCGCTAAGGAACTCACAAGATGCCCTTAAAAACCTGGAGAAAGCTCTATCCATGTTTAATCAAGATGACTTTAGTAAAGAAAAAATTGAGCTGCTTATTGAAATTGGAAATCTGTATTCTGATGATGTTAATATGTCAAGTGCATTGAACTACTATAGTGAAGCTGAGATAACATCAAGAAAATCCGGAAACATAGAACTTCAGATAGATAGTTTGAACAAGCTATCTGAAGCATATGTTCTAAAATATGATATAGATGAAGCTGAAAATAGCATTGAGAAATGTAAAGGTCTTTTATTAAATTTTAATTATTTATATGGTTATCTTGAATGTCATAGAATAATCATTTCTGTATATGTAGCAAAGGCAAAATATAATGAAGCTATAGAACTTTGCAATAAATGTATACCATTGTGCGGAAATGAGTTTATTAAAATTAAAGGATACCTTTACAATTCATATGGAACTTGTAATATAAATATTAATAAAATTGAAAGTGCACTAAATTGTTATTCTGAAGCCATTAAATACTTTGAAAAAATTAATTTTCAAAATGGCATTGCTATATGTCTTAATAATATTGGAACTATTTATGGCGATTATTATCAGGATAATAAACGAGCCATTGATTATTTTACTAAAATGAAAGAGCTATCAGAGCGTTACAATATTTTTACCCTAGAGGTTTTGGCCCTGATGAATTTAGGAGAATCTTATTTCTATGATTTAAAATATGATTTAGCCTATGAATATTTTCAAAATGCTTTGGAAAAAGCAAAAAAAGTGAATCTGAAAAGGATACCTTATATTGCTACGACTTACTGTGTTTAA
- a CDS encoding transposase: MNKSYLKQMLTYINKVYDIGEKINTLEDKKIKSLVKISTITFVVLFGFMLQIRSFNRLEHWLKKGKFKKVLPKNTKMIHIDAVRRCLSDFDLNGLKNIHDSIIRTTIKNKIFRNGTIDGLKVVAVDGVELFESAKKFCDKCLSRKNKDGTTRHFHRSVVCTTVGSDPHVILGQEMLEPKKDSSNKDEGEITGGIRLIKKLYRKYHHFADIIVADALYCKSTWIKEVLSIGMNAVVRVKDERLLIVKDALALFKRREADKKWIVKQGSKDYTKIKAWDEDNFEISDPTIKVRFIRFIEEIHTGDKVEIKEGWIITTDKFASVETLWKIMHKRWDIENNAFHQLKTEWHLDHCFLHSPTGVETVLMFIIIAFNLMQLYFFRCIRGFRKKRMLQIDIIEDIKDERFTIDDNWNNPIFKKT, from the coding sequence ATGAATAAAAGTTATTTAAAACAAATGCTCACCTATATTAATAAAGTATACGATATAGGTGAAAAAATCAATACCTTAGAGGATAAAAAGATAAAATCTCTAGTAAAAATTTCAACAATCACCTTTGTAGTTTTGTTTGGATTTATGCTTCAAATAAGAAGTTTCAACAGGTTAGAGCATTGGCTTAAAAAAGGTAAATTTAAAAAAGTATTACCTAAAAACACTAAAATGATTCACATTGATGCCGTTAGGCGCTGCTTAAGTGATTTTGATTTGAATGGTTTGAAAAATATTCATGATAGTATAATTAGAACTACGATAAAAAATAAGATATTTAGAAATGGTACCATAGATGGCTTAAAGGTAGTTGCTGTAGATGGTGTAGAATTATTTGAAAGTGCTAAAAAATTTTGTGACAAATGTCTTTCACGAAAGAATAAGGATGGCACTACTCGTCATTTCCACAGATCTGTAGTTTGTACTACCGTAGGTTCGGATCCCCATGTTATTTTAGGACAAGAAATGCTTGAACCTAAGAAAGATAGTTCGAATAAAGATGAAGGTGAAATCACCGGAGGTATAAGATTAATAAAAAAATTATATCGTAAATATCACCATTTTGCCGATATTATAGTAGCTGATGCTTTATATTGTAAATCTACTTGGATAAAAGAAGTCCTTTCAATAGGAATGAATGCAGTAGTAAGAGTTAAAGATGAGCGTCTTCTCATTGTAAAGGATGCATTAGCTCTATTTAAGCGCCGTGAGGCTGATAAGAAATGGATTGTAAAGCAGGGAAGTAAAGACTATACCAAAATTAAAGCTTGGGATGAAGATAATTTTGAAATATCAGATCCGACTATCAAAGTTAGATTTATAAGGTTTATAGAAGAAATTCATACTGGAGATAAGGTAGAAATTAAAGAAGGCTGGATTATAACAACAGACAAATTTGCCTCAGTAGAAACCTTGTGGAAGATAATGCACAAGAGGTGGGATATAGAAAATAATGCCTTTCATCAGCTTAAAACAGAATGGCATTTAGATCATTGCTTTCTTCATAGCCCTACGGGCGTAGAGACAGTACTGATGTTTATAATTATAGCGTTTAATCTGATGCAGTTATATTTTTTTAGATGTATCAGAGGTTTTAGAAAGAAACGGATGCTTCAAATAGATATTATTGAAGATATAAAAGATGAAAGATTTACTATAGATGACAACTGGAATAATCCAATATTTAAAAAGACTTAA
- the rlmH gene encoding 23S rRNA (pseudouridine(1915)-N(3))-methyltransferase RlmH — protein MNITIISVGKIKEKYLRDAVNYYTQRLSKCSSLQIIELPDEKTPDNASLKDEIKIKEKEGSNILRNIKADMYVIALDLKGVMLSSKELSNYINKLQINGNNNLSFIIGGSLGLSSEVLKRADYSLCFSKMTFPHQLFKVILLEQICRNFRASN, from the coding sequence ATGAATATTACTATTATATCAGTTGGTAAAATAAAAGAGAAATATCTAAGGGATGCAGTAAATTATTATACTCAGCGTCTTTCAAAATGCAGCAGTCTTCAAATTATTGAACTTCCAGATGAAAAAACCCCTGATAATGCTTCTTTGAAAGATGAAATTAAAATAAAGGAAAAAGAAGGCTCCAATATTTTACGAAATATTAAAGCCGATATGTATGTTATAGCTTTAGATTTAAAAGGAGTAATGCTTTCCTCTAAAGAACTATCTAATTATATAAATAAGTTACAAATTAATGGTAATAATAATTTATCTTTTATTATTGGCGGTTCTTTAGGATTAAGCAGCGAAGTTTTAAAAAGAGCTGATTATTCTCTTTGTTTCTCAAAAATGACTTTCCCCCATCAATTATTTAAAGTGATTTTATTAGAACAAATCTGTAGAAACTTTAGGGCCAGCAATTAA
- a CDS encoding MBL fold metallo-hydrolase, whose amino-acid sequence MIFCSLYSGSSGNSIFVSSGHSNILIDAGLPGKRIEKALSDINKDASSIDGIFITHEHTDHIKGAGVLSRKYNIPIYANAETWNSMYNSVGKINESNIKVMDSNSVNIKDLHITNFKIPHDAADPCGYSISQGDKRVSVATDLGYFSDEVKDSIKDSDIILLESNHDTEMLKFGPYPYPLKRRILSNVGHLSNDACGKAISEIVKDSHKTIILGHLSKTNNYPDLAYATVANVLNDCGYKINKDLNLYLAKRDMPSGYIEF is encoded by the coding sequence ATGATTTTTTGTTCACTTTATAGTGGTAGCAGTGGAAATAGCATCTTTGTTTCCTCTGGACATTCAAATATATTAATAGATGCTGGATTACCTGGTAAGCGCATAGAAAAAGCTTTAAGCGATATAAATAAGGATGCCTCTAGTATTGATGGTATCTTTATTACTCATGAACATACTGACCACATAAAGGGAGCTGGAGTTTTATCAAGGAAATACAATATTCCTATATATGCAAATGCTGAAACCTGGAATTCAATGTATAATTCAGTAGGGAAAATTAATGAAAGCAATATAAAAGTAATGGATTCTAATTCTGTAAATATAAAGGATCTTCATATTACTAATTTTAAAATACCTCATGATGCTGCTGATCCATGTGGTTATTCCATAAGCCAGGGTGACAAGAGAGTTTCAGTAGCTACAGATTTAGGTTATTTTTCTGATGAGGTAAAGGACTCAATAAAGGACTCGGATATAATATTGCTTGAAAGCAATCATGATACAGAAATGTTAAAATTCGGACCATATCCTTATCCTCTGAAAAGAAGAATTTTAAGTAATGTTGGACATCTGTCTAATGATGCATGCGGAAAAGCAATTTCAGAAATAGTTAAGGACTCACATAAGACTATAATACTAGGACACTTAAGTAAAACAAATAATTATCCAGATTTAGCTTATGCTACAGTAGCAAATGTTTTAAATGACTGTGGATACAAAATCAATAAGGATTTAAATTTGTATCTTGCAAAACGAGATATGCCCAGCGGATATATAGAGTTTTAA